The genomic segment TAATCTGGGCTCAGGGACTTATACTGTGAATGCCTCTGCCTCCGGCTATGCTCCAGCTAGCATAACAGGAGTAAGCGTAACAGTAAGTCAGACAACGAGCAACGTAAACTTTCAGCTTCAGCCTGTACCTCCTGCACAGTCAGGCACAGTTTCAGGAACGGTTACTGGAGAGCCAAGTCCAGTTCCTGAATTTCCAGGAGGAGTAACTCTGCCGATGATGATTGCAGTAACCTTGCTGGTTTCTGCGATTGCAATTGCTGGCAAGAGAAGAAGGTCAAACAAAGTCGAATTAGGTAATCCTAGCATTCAGTAGAGTAGTGCTCCTTCGGATGCAGGAGAACCCTGGCAACGATGATTGATGACTTGATTCAGGTGGCAATTCGATTTTTTAAGAATCCACCCATCATCTTCTTTTTTGCACTTTTTACCGTTTGTGTCTATATTTCAAACCCGAGCAGCTTTCTTGAGAGCTGGAACGATGGTAACGGCGCTCTCATAGTGCTTGTACCCTTGCTGATACTTGAAATCTGGGGAAAGAGCTTTGATAGATTTGCAGGTAGAGTTAGAGTTGTCTATGCATACCTAGCTGTCTTTCTTGGAGGATTATCCATATTTCTGATAATGAATACTGGATTGAGAGTGTCAATTATCAATTCAGCAACAGGTTTAGGAGCTAATGTTTCTATTGCAGAATTCAGCTGGGTTCAAGCAATGATATACCTTGTCAGCACTGCAGTTGTTTCTCTGCTATCCATCCTTTCAGGTAAAAGGGTAGTCCTTCCGTCGATATACACATCTGCACTCATGCTCTTTCTTACTCTTGACACGTTCTTCCCATACAACGAAATAGGAGTGTTGCAATACTGGGTCAATCCTGTCCTTCAATTCTCCGCATTGGTCATAAATTCCTTTGGTCTTGCGCATGCGTATGCATATGAGAATCTGCTGAGGCTTGCTAACTCAACAGGATATACAACCCTTGCTGTTTACTGGCCTTCAGCTGGAATTGAGGGGATGATAATAGCGGTTCTGATAGTTGCTGGTTTTTCGATGAAGATGAATGTCAAGACTTCAAGAATAGTAGCTTATCTGCTAGCAGCTCTTTTGGTAAGTTATGTTGCAAATTCACTCAGGATAATAGTTCTTTCTTTGTATGTGTTGCAGGAT from the Conexivisphaerales archaeon genome contains:
- a CDS encoding exosortase/archaeosortase family protein; the protein is MIDDLIQVAIRFFKNPPIIFFFALFTVCVYISNPSSFLESWNDGNGALIVLVPLLILEIWGKSFDRFAGRVRVVYAYLAVFLGGLSIFLIMNTGLRVSIINSATGLGANVSIAEFSWVQAMIYLVSTAVVSLLSILSGKRVVLPSIYTSALMLFLTLDTFFPYNEIGVLQYWVNPVLQFSALVINSFGLAHAYAYENLLRLANSTGYTTLAVYWPSAGIEGMIIAVLIVAGFSMKMNVKTSRIVAYLLAALLVSYVANSLRIIVLSLYVLQDVSNLNAFERFHSFIGDAIFFPWLALLLFLIYRREVYRDGSRKGYHLTIT